From Sediminibacterium sp. TEGAF015, a single genomic window includes:
- a CDS encoding ABC-F family ATP-binding cassette domain-containing protein → MHYVSVEGLTKSYGINPLFKNISFHINEGDKIALIARNGIGKSTMLKILAGLETPDAGKVWIHKDVTVALFEQDPQFEESWSVLENIFHLNHPVINAIKKYEAAIEEEDAIGITEGIEAMDDLSAWDFEAKVKQILEKLNIHHLTNPVKDLSGGQRKRVALAKTLIDIGFAHQHTLLIMDEPTNHLDVEMIEWLEHYLSQEKVTLLLVSHDRYFLDATCEEIWELERENLYVYKGDYEQYMEQKAARIESEQASIDKARNTYRKELEWMRKQPKARTTKSKSRQDNFYEVEAKAKQKIEDAQLQLQVKMSRLGGKVVEMKKVYKSYGDLPILKGFDYQFSKGERIGIVGKNGVGKSTFLNILQAIEPVDSGKINIGDTVVFGNFSQQGLVFKENVRVIEYVKSFAENFPLADGSTLSAAQFLELFLFTPDKQYTFLNSLSGGEKKRLQLLVVLFRNPNFLILDEPTNDLDLPTLSVLENFLIDYPGCILIVSHDRYFMDRLVDHLFVFEGNAEVRDFPGNYTQYRLWLKENEKKEQKWEDLEANKRKGTSTEDIVTKPVIAAAVSAKRTLSYKEKRELETLEKAMPLLEKEKEELTTKMSAGDADYASMQKMGERLLLIEKELEEKETRWLELSEFQ, encoded by the coding sequence ATGCATTATGTTTCAGTAGAAGGTTTAACCAAAAGCTACGGTATTAACCCCCTTTTTAAGAATATTTCCTTTCATATTAACGAAGGCGACAAAATAGCCTTGATTGCCAGAAATGGGATTGGCAAGTCTACCATGTTAAAAATTTTGGCCGGACTGGAAACCCCGGATGCTGGAAAAGTTTGGATTCATAAAGATGTTACCGTTGCTTTATTTGAACAGGATCCTCAGTTTGAAGAATCCTGGTCGGTGCTGGAAAATATTTTTCATTTGAATCATCCAGTTATCAATGCAATTAAAAAATACGAAGCTGCTATTGAAGAAGAAGATGCCATTGGCATAACAGAAGGTATTGAAGCCATGGATGATTTGAGCGCCTGGGATTTTGAAGCCAAGGTTAAGCAGATTCTTGAAAAACTGAATATACACCACTTAACCAATCCTGTAAAGGATTTGAGCGGTGGTCAAAGAAAAAGGGTAGCTCTGGCGAAAACGCTGATTGATATTGGTTTTGCTCATCAGCATACCTTGTTGATTATGGATGAGCCCACCAATCATCTGGATGTAGAAATGATTGAGTGGCTGGAGCATTATCTTTCTCAGGAAAAAGTGACTTTGCTTTTAGTAAGCCACGATCGGTACTTTCTGGACGCAACCTGCGAAGAAATCTGGGAGCTGGAACGCGAAAATCTTTATGTATACAAAGGCGATTATGAGCAATATATGGAGCAGAAAGCTGCCCGTATAGAAAGCGAGCAGGCCAGTATTGACAAAGCCAGAAATACCTACCGTAAAGAACTGGAATGGATGCGTAAACAACCCAAGGCCAGAACAACCAAGAGTAAGAGTAGACAGGATAATTTTTATGAGGTAGAAGCCAAAGCCAAGCAGAAGATTGAAGATGCACAGCTGCAGTTGCAGGTTAAAATGAGCAGGCTGGGAGGGAAAGTGGTTGAAATGAAAAAAGTGTATAAGAGCTATGGTGATCTACCCATTCTGAAAGGATTTGATTATCAGTTCAGCAAAGGGGAAAGGATTGGTATTGTTGGTAAAAATGGCGTTGGTAAATCTACTTTCTTAAATATTCTGCAGGCAATAGAGCCGGTAGATAGTGGTAAAATCAATATCGGGGATACGGTAGTTTTTGGAAATTTTTCACAACAGGGCCTGGTGTTTAAGGAAAATGTAAGGGTGATTGAATATGTTAAAAGTTTTGCCGAGAATTTTCCGTTGGCAGACGGTTCAACTTTGAGTGCAGCTCAGTTTCTTGAATTGTTTTTATTTACTCCGGATAAGCAATATACTTTTTTAAATTCTTTGAGTGGGGGAGAAAAGAAGCGTCTGCAATTGTTGGTCGTTTTATTCCGTAATCCGAACTTCCTGATTCTGGATGAGCCTACCAATGACCTTGATTTACCTACACTGTCTGTACTTGAGAACTTTTTGATAGACTATCCCGGATGCATTTTGATTGTATCCCATGATCGTTATTTCATGGATAGACTAGTAGACCATTTGTTTGTATTTGAAGGCAATGCCGAAGTAAGGGACTTCCCTGGCAATTACACGCAGTACAGACTTTGGTTAAAGGAAAATGAAAAGAAGGAGCAAAAATGGGAAGATCTGGAAGCCAATAAGCGAAAGGGAACCAGCACTGAAGACATTGTAACTAAGCCAGTAATTGCTGCAGCTGTTTCGGCAAAAAGAACTTTAAGTTATAAGGAAAAGAGAGAGTTGGAAACCCTGGAAAAGGCAATGCCTTTATTGGAAAAAGAGAAAGAAGAACTTACAACTAAAATGAGTGCAGGGGATGCTGATTACGCCAGTATGCAAAAAATGGGAGAGCGTTTATTACTTATTGAGAAGGAGCTGGAAGAAAAAGAAACCCGCTGGTTGGAGCTCAGCGAGTTTCAATAA
- a CDS encoding FKBP-type peptidyl-prolyl cis-trans isomerase — translation MGVADQLAQLKAEKAAANLKEGQAFLAANKEKEGIVELPSGLQYEIITQGTGPKPLASNEVTCHYHGTLINGTIFDSSVQRGRPASFPLNMVIKGWTEGLQLMPTGSKWRFFIPPHLGYGDRQVSAQIGPNSTLIFEVELISFI, via the coding sequence ATGGGTGTAGCAGATCAGTTAGCACAATTAAAAGCCGAAAAAGCAGCGGCTAATTTAAAAGAAGGTCAGGCATTTTTAGCAGCCAATAAAGAGAAAGAAGGTATTGTAGAACTACCAAGTGGATTGCAATATGAAATCATCACACAAGGCACAGGTCCTAAGCCTTTAGCCAGCAATGAAGTAACCTGTCATTATCATGGCACATTGATTAATGGGACCATTTTCGATAGCTCTGTACAAAGAGGTCGTCCTGCCTCCTTCCCTTTAAATATGGTAATTAAAGGTTGGACTGAGGGATTACAGCTGATGCCAACAGGCAGCAAGTGGCGTTTTTTCATCCCTCCACATTTAGGATATGGGGATCGTCAGGTCAGTGCACAAATTGGCCCTAACAGTACTTTGATTTTTGAAGTAGAACTAATCAGTTTTATCTAA
- the fsa gene encoding fructose-6-phosphate aldolase: MKFFIDTGNLAQIKEANDLGILDGVTTNPSLMAKEGVKGEEAIAQHYKTICELVDGDVSAEVLSTDFATMVEEGKKLAAIHPNIVVKVPVIKDGIKAIKWFTDNGIRTNCTLIFSAGQAILAAKAGATYVSPFIGRVEDSGWDGMELIGQLRHIFDVQQYKTEILAASIRSPLHIIKAAELGADICTCPLDSIVGLLKHPLTDIGLAKFLEDAKKM; this comes from the coding sequence ATGAAGTTTTTCATTGACACAGGTAATCTTGCACAAATTAAAGAAGCCAACGATTTAGGAATTCTGGATGGTGTAACCACCAATCCTTCCTTGATGGCAAAAGAAGGTGTTAAAGGCGAAGAAGCCATTGCGCAGCACTATAAGACCATTTGTGAACTGGTAGATGGTGATGTGAGTGCAGAAGTACTTTCTACTGATTTTGCCACTATGGTAGAAGAAGGAAAGAAACTAGCTGCTATTCATCCGAATATTGTGGTGAAAGTACCTGTAATCAAAGATGGTATCAAAGCAATCAAGTGGTTTACCGACAACGGTATTCGTACCAATTGCACCCTAATTTTCTCTGCTGGTCAGGCAATTCTGGCAGCCAAAGCCGGTGCTACCTATGTGTCTCCTTTTATTGGACGTGTTGAAGATAGTGGTTGGGATGGTATGGAATTGATTGGACAGTTGAGACATATATTTGATGTACAGCAATACAAAACAGAAATTTTAGCTGCTTCTATTAGAAGTCCATTACATATTATAAAAGCTGCTGAATTAGGAGCTGATATCTGTACTTGCCCATTGGATTCTATAGTGGGTCTGTTGAAGCATCCTTTAACTGATATTGGTCTTGCTAAGTTTTTGGAAGACGCAAAAAAGATGTAA
- a CDS encoding DNA alkylation repair protein, translating into MSKYLVELKKSFRLSANPANSVGMKAYMLHQFDFYGIKTPERDKIVKSYISANPLHTIKELNGIIATMWAFKEREWQYAAIDVYKHHRILWQENAIDLIESCLISKSWWDTVDGIGSDWIPAYFSKYPNQIAPVTNRWNQSDNIWLQRSSILFQRSFKTRTDKALLKKYILFHKDAKDFFVQKAIGWALREYGKTNPEWVIDFVAKNKIAPLSKREAMKRIISKK; encoded by the coding sequence ATGTCAAAATATTTAGTTGAATTAAAAAAATCATTTAGGTTATCTGCTAATCCAGCAAATAGTGTTGGTATGAAAGCATATATGTTACATCAATTTGACTTTTATGGTATAAAGACGCCGGAAAGGGACAAGATTGTGAAATCATATATCAGCGCAAATCCCTTACATACCATTAAAGAGCTAAACGGTATTATTGCTACAATGTGGGCATTCAAAGAAAGGGAGTGGCAATATGCCGCCATAGATGTTTATAAGCATCATCGAATACTGTGGCAAGAAAACGCCATTGACCTGATTGAATCCTGCTTGATCAGTAAAAGCTGGTGGGATACCGTAGATGGTATAGGAAGTGATTGGATACCTGCTTATTTCTCGAAGTATCCCAATCAAATTGCCCCTGTAACTAACCGTTGGAATCAATCGGATAATATTTGGCTACAAAGAAGCAGTATTTTATTTCAGCGTTCTTTCAAAACAAGGACTGATAAGGCTTTATTAAAAAAATATATTCTGTTTCACAAAGACGCTAAAGATTTTTTTGTACAGAAAGCGATTGGTTGGGCACTTAGGGAATATGGCAAAACCAATCCAGAATGGGTTATTGATTTTGTTGCCAAAAACAAAATAGCCCCTCTTAGTAAAAGAGAGGCTATGAAAAGAATTATTAGTAAAAAATGA
- a CDS encoding MFS transporter, which produces MRQKLLVIVIAQFFCTSVWFAGNAVLQDLGTEKGLSENFLLYLISAVQIGFITGTLIFAMSGITDRYSPSRIFLLSSIVAAFFNFCLSSTHISEHGILLSRFFTGFFLSGIYPVGMKIAADHFENGLGKSLGFLVGGLVLGTAIPHLIKSMSIRLPWEFVVYVSSALCVAGGLSIRFLVKDGPYRKPSGKLQFTDFTNVFQIQSLRKAILGYWGHMWELYTFWTFVPLLIQEKMALSSQTISLLSFSVIATGALACAVFGIVSGKIQMEVLARIALMISGICCLAFPVFYLFASNTIFICYLVIWGFFVVADSPMFSSMVAMAAPATIRGTTLTFVNSIGFLITVISIQSIGLLLVKIDFIWVWPFLAIGPILGFMQFAKRIKQRKL; this is translated from the coding sequence ATGCGACAAAAATTACTGGTTATCGTTATCGCTCAATTCTTCTGCACCTCGGTCTGGTTTGCCGGTAATGCTGTATTACAAGATTTGGGGACTGAAAAGGGTTTGTCAGAAAATTTTCTTCTTTATCTCATCAGTGCAGTTCAAATTGGGTTTATTACCGGGACCTTGATTTTTGCTATGTCAGGAATAACAGATCGTTATTCCCCTTCCCGGATTTTTCTTTTGTCTTCTATTGTGGCAGCCTTCTTTAATTTTTGTCTCTCTTCTACACATATTAGTGAGCATGGAATCTTATTATCCCGTTTTTTCACAGGTTTTTTTCTTTCTGGTATTTATCCGGTTGGAATGAAAATTGCTGCGGATCATTTTGAAAATGGGCTCGGAAAATCATTAGGTTTTTTAGTGGGGGGGCTTGTGCTTGGGACTGCGATTCCCCATCTTATAAAAAGTATGTCTATCCGGTTACCCTGGGAATTTGTTGTTTATGTCAGTTCTGCATTGTGTGTTGCAGGCGGATTATCCATACGATTCCTGGTGAAGGATGGTCCATACCGTAAGCCTTCAGGCAAGTTACAATTCACTGATTTTACCAATGTATTCCAAATTCAGTCTTTGCGAAAAGCCATTCTTGGTTATTGGGGGCATATGTGGGAACTCTATACTTTCTGGACTTTTGTGCCTTTACTCATACAAGAAAAAATGGCATTGTCTTCCCAGACTATTTCCCTGCTTTCTTTCAGTGTCATTGCAACAGGAGCTTTGGCCTGTGCTGTCTTTGGTATAGTATCTGGAAAAATTCAGATGGAAGTGCTAGCCAGAATCGCATTGATGATTTCAGGTATTTGTTGTTTAGCATTTCCTGTATTTTATCTATTTGCATCCAATACCATTTTTATCTGTTACCTGGTGATCTGGGGCTTTTTTGTTGTTGCAGATTCTCCCATGTTTTCTAGTATGGTTGCAATGGCTGCTCCTGCAACCATAAGAGGAACTACGCTGACTTTTGTTAACAGCATCGGTTTTTTGATTACAGTCATAAGTATTCAATCGATTGGTTTATTGCTTGTAAAAATTGATTTTATATGGGTCTGGCCATTTCTTGCTATTGGTCCAATCCTGGGTTTCATGCAGTTTGCGAAGCGCATAAAACAGCGTAAATTGTAG